DNA sequence from the Brachyspira sp. SAP_772 genome:
ATATCTTAAAAATAATTTTTAGGTTTCCATTATGAGTAAGGTTAAGATACTAACAATAGTAGATATGCAAAATGATTATATGGAAGGCGGTCCTATGGCTGTTAATGGAGCAATTGGACTTATACCTGTAATTAATGACCTTATAAAAAATGGAGAATATGATGCTATAATAGCTACTCAAGATTGGCATCCATCRAATCATATATCTTTTGCTTCTACTCATAATAAAGAACCTTTTTCTAAAATTAGAGTAATGGACCAAGAAACTGGCGATGAAGATATTTTAACACTTTGGCCTCGTCATTGTGTTGCTAGAACTTTCGGCTCTGCTATTGTTGATGAATTAAAAAAGAAAAAAGATTATATTTATGTTCAAAAGGGTGTTGATGCTGATGATGAGGGAGTATCTGGATTTTCTTATATGCATAAGGACTTTATAGATGCTGCTAGAGAAAATAAAGAAGTA
Encoded proteins:
- a CDS encoding isochorismatase family protein, whose protein sequence is MSKVKILTIVDMQNDYMEGGPMAVNGAIGLIPVINDLIKNGEYDAIIATQDWHPSNHISFASTHNKEPFSKIRVMDQETGDEDILTLWPRHCVARTFGSAIVDELKKKKDYIYVQKGVDADDEGVSGFSYMHKDFIDAARENKEVLILDFVGVALDYAVYYTARDTAQYVTSINAEYLVSVNVLEYATAAMNPDKVYELYSNTKNINLKKVHL